A single region of the Acidobacteriota bacterium genome encodes:
- a CDS encoding DUF1592 domain-containing protein, with the protein MTRTSRSVCRGRGVRPRRRGTTAAVSALLAGLFVLPGAAGGRSLEADVARLLEVSCLRCHDVGTETPLDLENLGYDLDDRGIFRKWVRVFERLEAGEMPPAGTRRPPRRVVDAALDALARDLETADLAARAAGQTPPRRLTGREYEYTLEDLLLIEEDLARLLPAESASAGFDTLAAEQGISPLHLRSYLEAADRALDAAIRLGGRPASAAHLIDYPSNPASYHMVRQSVSKKLDDAVAMFVDEAHHNTSGSFSASNLRSDSHGFQVAHSGLYRVTVDAYPYQAWTPVTLLLVRANPNGDRTLLGAFDLLNGESGAFEATTFLHPTDYVFPEVADLDWHTDVEGFYAPIEDWSAEAQVVAAGKGLGRRLLNNRVYHPIFYHPTEILVDGAATYKGEGVAVRSLAIEGPLLDGWPPPSTRRLFDGIEFDAAGDLKLTKDPYEHVVDVVSHLLPLAFRRPAEAGEAEAFASLAKPAIAAGREFVDAVRVPLRAMLSAPQFLYHDDRPGELDDFALATRLSYFLWKSLPDEELFAAAREGALSEPEVMARHVERMLDDEKAKRFIGDFVGQWLRLYEIELTSPDERLYPEYDDLLHHALQEETRLFFTELVKSDLGVRNLIDSDFTFLNRRLAEHYGIPGVEGQHMRKVSLPDDSVRGGVLTQASVLKVTANGTTTSPVFRGSFVLSNLLGRPPNPPPANAGSVEPDIRGATTIREILAKHRRDPTCNVCHRAIDPPGFALEAFDPTGGFRTRYRSSGEGDTPTGTLYGRPILEYKEGPPVDAAGVTPEGRSFSGIAEYKRLLLAEEEDQVARHFISQLVVYATGAEIGFADRDELSRLVAQSREGGYGVRSIIHNVTQSPLFRERQR; encoded by the coding sequence GTGACGCGGACCTCACGCAGCGTTTGTCGAGGCCGCGGCGTTCGTCCACGCCGCCGAGGAACGACTGCGGCCGTCTCCGCGCTCCTCGCGGGGCTCTTCGTTCTTCCCGGTGCGGCCGGCGGCCGTTCGCTCGAGGCCGACGTCGCGCGTCTCCTGGAGGTCTCTTGTCTTCGCTGCCACGACGTCGGGACCGAGACGCCGCTCGATCTGGAGAACCTGGGCTACGACCTCGACGATCGGGGGATCTTCCGCAAGTGGGTGCGGGTCTTCGAGCGTCTAGAGGCGGGCGAGATGCCTCCTGCCGGGACGCGGCGCCCCCCGAGGCGGGTCGTCGACGCGGCGCTCGATGCGCTGGCGCGAGATCTGGAGACGGCGGACCTGGCGGCTCGAGCCGCCGGACAGACGCCGCCGCGCCGTTTGACGGGGCGCGAGTACGAGTACACCCTCGAGGACCTGCTCCTGATCGAGGAGGACCTGGCGCGCCTGCTGCCGGCCGAGAGCGCGTCCGCCGGGTTCGACACGCTGGCGGCCGAACAGGGGATCTCGCCGCTTCACCTGCGCAGCTACCTGGAAGCGGCCGATCGTGCGCTCGACGCGGCGATCCGGCTTGGCGGGCGTCCGGCGAGCGCGGCACACCTGATCGACTACCCGAGCAATCCAGCCTCGTACCACATGGTCCGCCAGAGCGTCAGCAAGAAGCTCGACGACGCCGTCGCGATGTTCGTCGATGAAGCCCACCACAACACCAGCGGGTCCTTCTCGGCCAGCAACCTCAGGAGCGACAGCCACGGCTTCCAAGTCGCGCATTCGGGCCTGTACAGGGTCACCGTCGACGCCTATCCCTACCAGGCGTGGACACCGGTGACGCTCCTTCTCGTCCGCGCCAACCCGAACGGCGACAGGACGTTGCTCGGTGCCTTCGACTTACTGAACGGGGAGTCGGGCGCGTTCGAAGCCACGACCTTCCTCCACCCGACCGACTACGTCTTTCCCGAGGTGGCCGACCTCGACTGGCACACGGACGTCGAAGGCTTCTACGCCCCCATCGAAGACTGGTCGGCAGAGGCCCAGGTCGTGGCTGCGGGGAAGGGCCTGGGCCGGCGGCTGCTCAACAACCGGGTCTATCACCCGATCTTCTACCACCCCACCGAGATCCTCGTGGATGGGGCCGCCACCTACAAGGGCGAGGGCGTGGCGGTCAGGTCGCTGGCCATCGAAGGACCGCTTCTCGATGGGTGGCCGCCGCCGTCGACGCGCCGGCTCTTCGACGGCATCGAGTTCGACGCTGCCGGCGATCTGAAGCTCACGAAGGATCCGTACGAGCACGTCGTGGACGTCGTCTCGCACCTCCTGCCACTGGCGTTTCGACGGCCGGCCGAAGCGGGTGAGGCGGAGGCGTTCGCGAGCCTGGCGAAGCCCGCGATCGCCGCCGGACGGGAGTTCGTCGACGCCGTCCGCGTTCCGCTGCGCGCCATGTTGAGCGCGCCGCAGTTTCTCTACCACGACGACCGGCCCGGCGAGCTGGACGACTTCGCGCTGGCGACCCGACTCTCGTACTTCCTGTGGAAGAGCCTGCCGGACGAGGAGCTCTTCGCGGCGGCACGGGAAGGCGCGTTGTCGGAGCCGGAGGTGATGGCCCGGCACGTCGAGAGGATGCTCGACGACGAGAAGGCGAAGCGCTTCATTGGGGACTTCGTCGGCCAGTGGCTGCGGCTCTATGAGATCGAGCTCACGAGTCCCGACGAGAGGCTCTATCCCGAGTACGACGACCTGCTGCATCACGCGCTCCAGGAGGAAACCAGGCTGTTCTTCACCGAGCTCGTGAAGAGCGACCTCGGAGTCCGGAACCTGATCGACTCCGACTTCACCTTCCTCAACCGCCGCCTGGCGGAGCACTACGGCATCCCCGGGGTGGAGGGGCAACACATGCGCAAGGTGTCGCTACCCGACGACAGCGTGCGCGGCGGCGTCCTGACGCAGGCCAGCGTGCTCAAGGTCACCGCCAACGGCACGACGACCTCGCCGGTCTTTCGCGGCAGCTTCGTCCTCTCGAACCTGCTCGGCCGGCCGCCGAACCCGCCACCGGCGAACGCGGGCTCGGTCGAGCCCGACATCCGGGGCGCCACGACGATCCGCGAGATCCTCGCCAAGCATCGCCGGGATCCGACGTGCAATGTCTGTCACCGCGCCATCGACCCGCCGGGGTTCGCTCTGGAGGCCTTCGACCCGACCGGCGGCTTCCGGACGCGCTACCGCTCCAGCGGCGAGGGCGACACGCCCACGGGGACCCTCTACGGTCGCCCCATCCTCGAGTACAAGGAGGGGCCGCCCGTGGATGCGGCCGGCGTCACTCCGGAGGGCAGGTCGTTCTCGGGCATCGCCGAGTACAAGCGACTCCTGCTCGCGGAGGAGGAGGACCAGGTGGCGCGCCACTTCATCTCGCAGCTCGTCGTCTATGCAACCGGCGCCGAGATCGGCTTCGCCGACCGCGACGAGCTATCGCGGCTCGTCGCGCAGAGCCGCGAGGGCGGCTACGGCGTGCGCTCGATCATCCACAATGTCACCCAGAGCCCACTCTTCAGGGAGCGGCAACGATGA
- a CDS encoding PQQ-binding-like beta-propeller repeat protein, with translation MQASIRLTLRLVFVCGLASDSGAAQPGATDGDWRTHAGDTWVSKYSPLDQIDAGNFGDLEIAWRWKTADTHLVLADDSGASLVPSGVVFDRVAEEQPDLWLRRPGFGAMTSTALAVDGVLYLITSVEQAAAIDGRTGETIWVHDPRTYESSALPTSRGHRGAAYWEGDGEARIVWGTGAGYLIAVDARTGVPAADFGDNGRVDFVADLPRSPRGQPFQLPVGSRSAAPLIVGDTIVLGTNHTDFIMSREAVPGFIFAHDVRTGERVWEFHIVPQSADEFGADTWEDESWRRTGNGNAWANLSADPELGYVYVPTSAVSPDHYGGHRLGDNLFSNSIVCLDVETGERVWHYQLIRHEVWDYDIPTAPNLLDITVDGRRIKAVAQVTKQGFVYTFDRVTGEPVWPIEDRPVPTDTDLEGEVMSPTQPFPTRPPPFAVQGARIEDLVDFTPEIRQMALEAVGGFRLGPLYTPLSLRGTIFRPAAGGGANWSGAAVDPETGVLYVPTTNGHSVLRFRDGRASTDLRYIADRTDPVGGIMRGRTTSWGQFEPVARGVAFLDGGNPTRQPTMPRGLPLWKPPYSAMVAIDMTRGEHLWTTPLGRGARYQDHPLLRDLDLPPLGGDHSRAGSLLTRTLLIHALNSGGTDDGPQLVAYDKATGEPLAGVDLPGRGLGSPMTYELDGHQYVALTVSGRVPELVAYRLPAESR, from the coding sequence ATGCAGGCTTCCATTCGCCTTACGCTGCGCCTGGTCTTCGTCTGTGGGTTGGCGTCCGACTCCGGCGCGGCGCAGCCGGGTGCGACCGACGGAGACTGGCGCACCCACGCCGGCGACACCTGGGTCAGCAAGTACTCGCCCCTGGATCAGATCGACGCCGGTAACTTCGGCGACCTGGAGATCGCCTGGCGTTGGAAGACGGCGGACACCCATCTCGTCCTGGCGGACGACAGCGGCGCGTCGCTGGTGCCGTCGGGGGTGGTGTTCGACCGCGTGGCGGAGGAGCAGCCCGACCTGTGGCTGCGGCGTCCGGGGTTCGGCGCGATGACCTCGACGGCGCTCGCGGTCGACGGTGTGCTGTACCTGATCACGAGCGTCGAGCAGGCGGCGGCGATCGACGGGCGCACCGGAGAGACGATCTGGGTTCACGACCCGCGCACCTACGAGAGCTCCGCGCTTCCGACCAGCAGAGGCCATCGGGGGGCGGCCTACTGGGAAGGAGACGGTGAAGCCCGCATCGTCTGGGGAACCGGCGCCGGCTACCTGATCGCCGTTGACGCCAGGACCGGGGTGCCGGCCGCGGACTTCGGAGACAACGGGCGGGTCGATTTCGTCGCCGATCTACCGCGCTCGCCCCGCGGCCAGCCCTTCCAGTTGCCGGTCGGCTCGCGGTCGGCGGCGCCGCTCATCGTCGGCGACACGATCGTCCTGGGAACCAACCACACCGACTTCATCATGTCCAGGGAGGCGGTGCCCGGCTTCATCTTCGCCCACGACGTGCGGACCGGCGAGCGGGTGTGGGAGTTCCACATCGTGCCCCAGAGCGCCGACGAGTTCGGCGCCGACACCTGGGAAGACGAATCCTGGCGCAGAACCGGCAACGGCAACGCGTGGGCCAATCTGAGCGCCGACCCGGAGCTCGGCTACGTCTACGTGCCGACCTCCGCCGTGTCTCCGGACCACTACGGCGGCCATCGCCTGGGCGACAACCTGTTCTCCAACAGCATCGTCTGTCTCGATGTCGAGACCGGCGAGCGGGTATGGCACTACCAGCTCATCCGTCACGAGGTCTGGGACTACGACATTCCGACGGCGCCGAACCTGCTCGACATCACCGTCGATGGACGCCGGATCAAGGCGGTCGCCCAGGTCACGAAGCAGGGCTTCGTCTACACCTTCGATCGGGTGACCGGCGAGCCGGTCTGGCCGATCGAAGACCGCCCCGTGCCGACCGACACCGACCTGGAAGGGGAGGTCATGTCTCCCACCCAGCCGTTCCCGACCAGGCCGCCGCCGTTTGCGGTGCAGGGCGCCCGGATCGAGGATCTGGTGGACTTCACTCCCGAGATCCGCCAGATGGCGCTCGAAGCCGTCGGAGGGTTCAGGCTCGGGCCGCTCTACACGCCGCTGTCGCTACGCGGCACGATCTTCCGGCCGGCGGCGGGCGGCGGCGCCAACTGGTCGGGCGCCGCCGTCGATCCCGAAACCGGCGTGCTGTACGTCCCCACGACGAACGGCCACTCGGTGCTCCGCTTCCGCGACGGACGAGCCTCGACCGACCTCCGCTACATCGCCGATCGCACCGATCCGGTCGGTGGGATCATGCGCGGCCGCACGACGTCCTGGGGGCAGTTCGAGCCTGTGGCTCGAGGTGTCGCGTTTCTCGACGGAGGCAACCCGACCCGGCAGCCCACGATGCCGCGGGGGCTGCCGCTGTGGAAACCGCCCTACTCCGCGATGGTCGCCATCGACATGACTCGGGGCGAGCACCTGTGGACGACGCCGCTGGGCCGGGGCGCCCGCTATCAGGACCACCCTTTGCTGCGCGATCTCGATCTGCCGCCGCTCGGGGGCGATCACAGCCGCGCCGGTTCGCTGCTGACCAGGACGCTGCTGATCCACGCGCTGAACAGCGGTGGGACCGACGATGGGCCACAGCTCGTGGCCTACGACAAGGCCACCGGCGAGCCGCTGGCCGGGGTCGATCTGCCCGGCCGCGGGCTCGGCTCGCCGATGACGTACGAACTCGACGGTCACCAGTACGTCGCGCTCACGGTCAGCGGCAGGGTGCCGGAACTGGTCGCCTACCGGCTGCCTGCGGAGAGTCGATGA
- a CDS encoding TonB-dependent receptor: MKIAALKRSIWMLCVVACAALPLWADGPGTGIIEGRVLDAQGDPLPGASVTLAGQQNTRDAISDAAGEFRFSLLLDGAFTLSAELEGLGSSDEVAVTLDPGARRAVDLTLRGGEAEEIQVVAEAPMINKYEPGATARIDAETAELTTFISRYYVNSLAVLPANSGSKQMDVLNSFMGGPRDGGTVNIDGVDVSQVTSNYGVFKFRMATTQVAATEVHTQGRGAEYGRTQTSTINTVVKSGTNVLHGDIYYVAQNQAWVGEFRDYPDLEGPDKLINNYEMSLGGPIYRDRAWFFAAHAELYDNRIRGASANSNPDVIADPVFDWSFKGESTVAKINFQPGDDHQLAATYVRTPGYREGGGNRTGDLFNLFGRGETAELNTASWNWGATPKVFTEFKIADSEDIRTDNCLHKKTDLGGGHQDTPDNNNFRYYDLSTRLFFNGCLVGGTSGRYTNGPRQQINAYATIFAGDNHELRIGAERHVMGLDTRNWPEKEYSGRGFGYSLPGGFATPEFVTVYAPPDGGIFERESELNTLFVQDRIDIGDKWVVTAGLRLEGQSMDNNIGQQVNDYDELAPRLSVVYDVNADGRLLIRGTAGRYLNLFNMSLTQNFDQGSNGTNTRQVFNWNPVTQAYDILNSSIVASAGREATRNLEPEYSDAYTLGVDWQFHRNWVAKASYNVSENDNIWATTIQFDENGRRVFALANWTQAEVNRLSSLHGVPSRLPLTREHDGFILELNRNFRNNWTLRANFYAGDAKGTEAAGNYIQAIGGLGADGSSDVNTRNKGNLPIANNSEFPEIFNVLAAKRWPIGKHTLTTGAHYRFRTGRLWESQRYVFVSHPVSGQRERVIEFLDPQGSKQLDTATELNLNASWIFPPIAGKYEIKVGAELANALNGDAQLFVNPVSGLPTGRGGGDIAYQRPSEYRFNVAFSF; encoded by the coding sequence ATGAAGATCGCCGCCCTCAAGCGCAGCATCTGGATGCTCTGCGTCGTCGCCTGCGCGGCCCTGCCGCTATGGGCCGACGGCCCGGGCACGGGAATCATTGAAGGCCGTGTGCTCGACGCCCAGGGAGATCCGCTCCCGGGCGCCAGCGTGACGCTCGCCGGACAGCAGAACACCAGGGACGCGATCAGCGACGCGGCCGGGGAGTTCCGCTTCAGTCTGCTGCTCGACGGCGCCTTCACCCTCAGCGCCGAGCTGGAAGGACTTGGTTCGAGCGACGAAGTCGCGGTCACTCTCGATCCCGGTGCGCGCCGCGCCGTCGACCTCACCCTGCGGGGCGGCGAAGCCGAGGAGATCCAGGTCGTCGCCGAAGCGCCCATGATCAACAAGTACGAGCCCGGGGCGACGGCGAGGATCGACGCGGAGACCGCTGAGTTGACGACGTTCATCTCGCGTTACTACGTCAACAGCCTGGCGGTACTGCCGGCCAACTCGGGCTCCAAGCAAATGGATGTGCTCAACAGCTTCATGGGCGGCCCTCGAGACGGAGGCACGGTGAACATCGACGGCGTCGATGTCAGCCAGGTCACGAGCAACTACGGGGTGTTCAAGTTCAGGATGGCAACCACGCAGGTTGCCGCGACGGAGGTCCACACCCAGGGGCGCGGCGCCGAGTACGGGCGCACCCAAACGTCAACGATCAACACGGTCGTCAAGTCCGGCACGAATGTGCTCCATGGCGACATCTACTACGTCGCCCAGAACCAGGCCTGGGTCGGCGAATTCCGCGACTACCCCGATCTTGAGGGCCCCGACAAGCTCATCAACAACTACGAGATGTCTCTGGGCGGCCCGATCTACCGCGATCGTGCCTGGTTCTTCGCGGCCCACGCAGAGCTGTACGACAACAGGATCCGGGGCGCCAGTGCGAACTCGAACCCGGACGTCATCGCCGATCCTGTCTTCGACTGGAGTTTCAAGGGAGAGTCGACGGTCGCCAAGATCAACTTCCAACCCGGTGACGACCATCAGCTCGCCGCGACCTATGTGCGCACGCCGGGCTACCGCGAGGGCGGGGGCAACCGAACAGGCGACCTGTTCAACCTCTTCGGCCGGGGGGAGACCGCCGAGTTGAACACGGCGTCGTGGAACTGGGGCGCCACTCCGAAGGTCTTCACGGAGTTCAAGATTGCCGACAGTGAGGACATCCGCACCGACAACTGCCTCCACAAGAAGACGGATCTCGGCGGCGGACACCAGGATACGCCGGACAACAACAACTTCCGCTACTACGACCTCAGCACCCGGCTCTTCTTCAATGGCTGCCTCGTCGGCGGTACCTCCGGCCGCTACACGAACGGCCCCCGCCAGCAGATCAACGCCTACGCGACGATCTTCGCGGGTGACAACCACGAGCTCAGAATCGGCGCCGAGCGCCACGTCATGGGCCTCGACACCCGGAACTGGCCTGAGAAGGAGTACAGCGGCCGCGGCTTCGGCTACAGCCTGCCCGGCGGCTTCGCGACTCCGGAGTTCGTCACGGTCTACGCGCCACCGGACGGAGGCATATTCGAGCGCGAGAGCGAGCTGAACACCCTCTTCGTCCAGGACCGCATCGACATCGGCGACAAGTGGGTCGTCACCGCGGGACTGCGGCTCGAGGGTCAGTCGATGGACAACAACATCGGGCAACAGGTCAACGACTACGACGAACTGGCGCCCAGGTTGAGCGTGGTCTACGACGTGAACGCCGACGGCAGGCTCCTGATCCGCGGTACCGCCGGGCGCTACCTCAATCTCTTCAACATGTCACTGACCCAGAACTTCGACCAGGGCTCCAACGGCACGAACACCCGTCAGGTCTTCAACTGGAATCCCGTGACCCAGGCCTACGACATCCTGAACAGCAGCATCGTGGCCAGCGCCGGGAGGGAGGCAACGAGGAACCTGGAGCCCGAGTACTCCGACGCCTACACCCTCGGCGTTGACTGGCAGTTCCACCGCAACTGGGTCGCAAAGGCCAGCTACAACGTGAGCGAGAACGACAACATCTGGGCCACGACCATCCAGTTCGACGAGAACGGAAGGCGGGTCTTCGCATTGGCAAACTGGACCCAGGCCGAGGTCAACCGGCTGTCCTCCCTGCACGGAGTGCCGTCGCGCCTGCCCCTGACGCGCGAGCACGACGGGTTCATTCTCGAACTCAACCGCAACTTCCGGAACAACTGGACCCTGCGCGCCAACTTCTACGCAGGTGATGCGAAGGGAACCGAGGCTGCCGGAAACTACATTCAGGCCATCGGCGGCCTTGGGGCCGACGGCAGCAGCGATGTGAACACCCGCAACAAGGGGAACCTCCCGATCGCCAACAACTCGGAGTTTCCGGAGATCTTCAACGTCCTCGCTGCCAAGCGCTGGCCGATCGGCAAGCACACGCTGACCACGGGCGCCCACTACCGCTTCCGAACCGGCCGGCTCTGGGAGTCTCAGCGGTACGTCTTCGTTTCCCACCCGGTGTCCGGCCAAAGGGAACGAGTGATCGAGTTCCTCGATCCCCAGGGTTCCAAGCAGCTTGACACCGCTACGGAGCTGAACCTCAATGCCAGTTGGATCTTCCCGCCGATCGCCGGCAAGTACGAGATCAAGGTCGGCGCGGAACTCGCCAACGCGCTCAACGGGGACGCCCAGTTGTTCGTGAATCCGGTGTCGGGCCTGCCCACCGGCAGGGGCGGCGGCGACATTGCCTACCAGAGGCCGTCCGAGTACCGCTTCAACGTCGCCTTCAGCTTCTAG
- a CDS encoding fused MFS/spermidine synthase codes for MKLRALLLSAFFFSGFAALVYEVMFTKGLILFVGGTVYAYSLILTAFLTGMGFGSLLAKRFQKTDLATLFAYVQLGIGAYGLLFVPIVNNLDVAYLAIYNVSGGSFGVFHSLLLLLAYLVLLVPTLLMGMTFPVVSRLITRAGNIGTDVGKLFCINTLGGVAGAFVGGFVLLPVVGLERAILVAVALNLLISAVVFLAAGKGGRIAYGGAFAVVALLAASLFDAKVDPYRFGVYHQHGRFETASEYRQALARERRAAGISFSDFGLYGSVVVKEEGPVKVLMIDGKVDAGTGLDVPTQLLLGYIPSLMHPDPKDVAIIGLGSGITLAAVESFPSVERIDVLELNPTVVEAAGFFEVENRNALADERVELTVGDARDVLSTTDRTYDVIVSEPSNPWIDGEVFLFTREFYSVVAERLNEGGLFLQWIGAYDFNPEDLKVSLRTLETAFPHVQAWADARGVDFFLLASKEPIARDYEGIAAAMREPIIRSDFEAISALSNRAPFEGPDVFFSFFVADDETLDSYAAGAPVNTDNRPIIEFRTARNRVGRTTSSLGAILAHTSGGDATTTVSPPVTAPVSGDALSFLGLNATIDMPLAEVEYAYAYTTRGEDSASLRLALELTKHVVFGDGERLLVVRGHPREAEPPVEEFAAIASSLGSAVLGTIEVEGQTRYLTRGETISAMLWHCNRHLYVTYFEHPPGASMPSMFDTLAGVGCAATRP; via the coding sequence ATGAAGCTGAGGGCCCTGCTCCTGAGTGCCTTCTTCTTCTCGGGCTTCGCGGCACTCGTGTACGAGGTCATGTTCACGAAGGGGTTGATTCTTTTCGTCGGCGGGACCGTCTACGCCTACAGCCTGATCCTGACCGCCTTCCTCACGGGAATGGGCTTCGGCAGCCTGTTGGCGAAGCGCTTCCAGAAGACGGATCTCGCCACGCTGTTCGCGTACGTTCAGCTCGGGATCGGCGCCTACGGGCTGCTCTTCGTCCCGATCGTGAACAACCTGGATGTCGCGTACCTCGCGATCTACAACGTTTCGGGCGGCAGCTTCGGTGTCTTCCACTCGCTCCTGCTCCTCCTCGCGTACCTCGTGCTCCTGGTGCCGACCCTGCTCATGGGGATGACCTTTCCGGTCGTGAGCCGGTTGATCACGCGTGCCGGGAACATCGGCACGGATGTCGGGAAGCTGTTCTGCATCAACACTCTGGGTGGGGTGGCCGGCGCGTTCGTGGGAGGTTTTGTTCTGCTGCCGGTGGTCGGCCTGGAACGAGCGATCCTCGTGGCCGTCGCTCTGAACCTCCTCATCTCGGCGGTGGTCTTTCTTGCCGCCGGCAAGGGCGGCAGGATCGCCTACGGAGGCGCCTTCGCCGTCGTGGCTCTTCTTGCGGCGTCTCTGTTCGACGCGAAGGTGGATCCCTACCGCTTTGGCGTCTACCACCAGCATGGCAGGTTCGAGACCGCGAGCGAGTACCGGCAGGCTCTCGCGCGTGAGCGGAGAGCCGCCGGCATCTCGTTCTCCGATTTCGGCCTTTACGGCTCGGTGGTGGTGAAGGAAGAGGGCCCGGTGAAGGTGCTGATGATCGACGGGAAAGTCGATGCCGGAACGGGTCTGGACGTTCCAACCCAGCTCCTCCTGGGGTACATCCCCAGCCTCATGCACCCGGATCCGAAGGACGTGGCGATCATCGGTCTCGGCAGTGGGATCACCCTGGCCGCGGTCGAGAGCTTCCCGTCGGTGGAGAGGATCGACGTGCTCGAGCTGAACCCGACGGTCGTCGAGGCGGCCGGGTTCTTCGAGGTCGAGAACCGGAACGCTCTCGCCGATGAGCGAGTCGAACTCACCGTGGGCGACGCGAGGGACGTTCTCTCCACAACCGATCGGACCTACGATGTCATCGTTTCCGAGCCTTCCAACCCGTGGATCGATGGCGAGGTCTTCCTCTTCACCCGGGAGTTCTACTCGGTCGTGGCCGAGCGACTCAACGAGGGAGGACTGTTCCTGCAGTGGATCGGCGCCTACGACTTCAATCCGGAGGATCTGAAGGTCTCTCTCCGGACTCTGGAGACCGCCTTCCCCCATGTCCAGGCATGGGCCGATGCGCGAGGCGTCGATTTCTTCCTGCTGGCCTCGAAGGAGCCCATCGCCAGGGACTACGAGGGGATTGCTGCCGCGATGCGGGAACCGATCATCCGTTCCGACTTCGAGGCGATCTCCGCCCTGTCGAACCGGGCGCCGTTCGAGGGCCCGGACGTCTTCTTCTCGTTCTTCGTGGCGGACGATGAGACTCTCGACTCATACGCCGCGGGCGCGCCGGTCAACACGGACAACCGTCCGATCATCGAGTTCAGGACGGCAAGGAACAGGGTGGGGCGGACGACGAGCAGTCTGGGTGCCATTCTCGCGCACACGAGCGGCGGCGACGCGACGACGACGGTGTCACCCCCTGTGACCGCTCCCGTTTCGGGCGACGCACTGTCCTTTCTGGGTCTCAACGCGACCATCGACATGCCCCTTGCGGAGGTCGAGTACGCCTACGCGTACACGACTCGCGGTGAGGATTCCGCGAGCCTTCGTCTGGCGCTCGAACTGACGAAGCACGTCGTCTTCGGCGACGGAGAGCGGCTCCTAGTTGTCCGCGGACACCCGCGAGAAGCGGAGCCACCGGTCGAGGAGTTCGCGGCGATCGCGAGTTCCCTGGGATCGGCTGTTCTCGGCACGATCGAAGTCGAGGGGCAGACCCGCTACCTGACCCGAGGCGAGACGATCTCGGCGATGCTCTGGCACTGCAACCGGCACCTGTACGTGACGTACTTCGAGCATCCGCCGGGAGCGTCGATGCCGTCGATGTTCGACACCCTGGCGGGTGTCGGTTGTGCTGCGACTAGACCGTAG
- a CDS encoding fused MFS/spermidine synthase: protein MFGLSMFSSLVYEVAWSRSLSLVFGTTIYAFTAVLTAFMAGLAFGAYGFGRIADQTRRPVLLFAKLEFALGACGVLLIPLFELTYGVRLALFSQLQGSSAMLFVMFGIVFLLLIVPTGIMGATFPLMTKIYSRNFDRDISDVYAVDTICAGAGAMVGGFLFLPYLGLSQTIVLAAALNLMAGFVLYRGRER from the coding sequence GTGTTCGGCCTCTCCATGTTCTCCTCCCTCGTCTACGAGGTGGCCTGGTCGCGCTCGCTGTCGCTGGTTTTCGGGACGACGATTTACGCCTTCACCGCGGTCCTCACGGCGTTCATGGCGGGTCTGGCCTTCGGAGCGTACGGCTTCGGAAGGATCGCCGATCAGACGAGGAGACCCGTTCTGCTCTTCGCGAAGCTCGAGTTCGCCCTTGGCGCCTGCGGTGTTCTTCTCATACCCCTCTTCGAGCTCACCTACGGAGTCCGGTTGGCCCTGTTCAGCCAGCTCCAGGGCTCTTCCGCGATGTTGTTCGTCATGTTCGGCATCGTCTTCCTTCTTCTCATCGTGCCGACGGGAATCATGGGTGCCACCTTCCCGCTGATGACGAAGATCTACTCCAGGAACTTCGACCGCGACATCTCGGACGTGTACGCGGTGGACACGATTTGCGCTGGCGCCGGCGCCATGGTGGGAGGCTTCCTCTTCCTGCCGTACCTGGGCCTCTCCCAGACGATCGTGCTGGCCGCCGCGCTCAACCTGATGGCCGGCTTCGTGCTTTACCGCGGGAGGGAACGATGA